In Electrophorus electricus isolate fEleEle1 chromosome 12, fEleEle1.pri, whole genome shotgun sequence, a single window of DNA contains:
- the dusp1 gene encoding dual specificity protein phosphatase 1: MYLDLSVSACSSTMVIMEVPSIDSTSFRVLLEGDDHDCLVLDCRSFFSFNSCHIPGSTNVRFSTIVRRRARGALGLEHIVPNEDTRNRLLSGEYQTVVFLDDQSADIGQVKKDGTLMLAVTALYRNPCGATIFFLKGGFDTFYSLFPEMCTKPANPQALSLPLSASCQPESVESCNTCATPLYDQGGPVEILPFLYLGSAYHASRKDMLDMLGITALINVSSNCPNHFEDHFQYKSIPVEDNHKADISSWFNEAIEFIDSVRNKGGRVFVHCLAGISRSATICLAYLMRTNQVRLDEAFEFVKQRRSIISPNFSFMGQLLQFESQVLASATCSSEAGSPALRKSVTVFNFPIPVHTTASPLSFLHSPLTPSPTC, from the exons ATGTATTTAGATCTGTCGGTTTCTGCGTGTTCTTCGACTATGGTCATAATGGAAGTCCCGAGTATCGATTCCACCTCCTTTCGGGTTCTTTTGGAGGGCGACGACCACGATTGCCTTGTCTTGGACTGTCGgtcatttttctcctttaacTCATGTCATATCCCTGGATCAACGAACGTGCGTTTCAGCACAATAGTTCGCCGGCGCGCACGAGGTGCACTGGGGTTGGAGCACATAGTGCCCAATGAGGACACTAGGAACAGACTTCTTTCTGGTGAATACCAGACCGTGGTGTTCCTCGATGATCAGAGCGCAGATATAGGCCAAGTTAAAAAAGATGGGACTCTGATGCTTGCTGTGACTGCTCTGTATCGTAATCCTTGTGGCGCTACCATTTTCTTCCTAAAAG GTGGATTCGACACGTTTTACTCGTTGTTTCCCGAAATGTGTACCAAACCAGCAAATCCACAGGCTCTGAGCTTGCCGCTGAGTGCCAGCTGCCAACCTGAAAGTGTTGAATCTTGCAACACATGCGCGACACCTCTGTACGATCAG GGTGGCCCGGTGGAAATCTTACCGTTTCTTTATCTTGGTAGTGCCTACCATGCCTCTAGAAAAGACATGCTGGACATGTTGGGAATCACAGCTCTCATTAACGTTTCTTCCAACTGTCCAAACCATTTTGAGGACCATTTTCAATACAAAAGTATTCCCGTTGAAGACAACCATAAAGCTGACATCAGCTCCTGGTTCAACGAGGCCATTGAATTTATCG ACTCTGTGCGGAACAAAGGTGGACGCGTCTTTGTCCACTGCCTGGCTGGCATCTCGCGGTCCGCTACCATATGCCTGGCCTACCTGATGCGCACCAACCAGGTTCGGCTGGATGAGGCCTTTGAATTTGTCAAGCAGCGACGCAGCATCATCTCTCCCAACTTCAGCTTTATGGGGCAGCTGCTGCAATTTGAGTCACAGGTGCTGGCCTCTGCCACATGCTCCTCAGAGGCTGGGAGCCCAGCACTAAGGAAGAGTGTGACGGTGTTCAACTTCCCCATCCCTGTTCATACCACTGCCAGTCCACTTTCTTTCCTACACAGtcccctcaccccctcacctACTTGCTGA